From the genome of bacterium, one region includes:
- a CDS encoding right-handed parallel beta-helix repeat-containing protein, translating to MRKILKYLTVGIILGINIGAYAADLYVPGSYTTIQTAVNAATTGDTIYVGTGTYNEAVYINKSIALVGGGANICTITAISLGNTNTVTFDGENANGTITGFTVTGEMTITDFPLTRASRGGFYNTGNGIYCLNGANPTIINNTISGHTVCGISCYYSSPIIINNTISENGDVSLFCYNSSPIITNNTISGNNWVGIYCDNESSPTITNNTISENGEVGISCYSSSSPHIVNNIISKNNWNGIFCSSSSPQIINNTISRNTFYGISCRFSSPVITNNIITENGRTSDEYFGILSDNSSPQINYNCVWGNGQSGNNSYSGCSAGPNDISYNPQFISNGNFHLQPLSPCIDAGSNTAIGTITTDKDGNPRFVNGIIDIGAYEYQSMQQEGIISSLGTLSYSTQTTFAETINKKILMLENTTEDISFEDFEEIIIQAGRFANNGFFKSKLILGESSYLIKGSLYQKEGKIHLNGVLEGGFGIIEAVLGSQTYYGTVTCLEIENQSIISQEAGFGGNITSMEEEEYPATKMHYCQIDADLGTISLVATMVKIDDTNNPYNDEGFAIISYTSAYGFGEGYTYVQDRRLEGIFKQPLYGLILGSINESEGLLVSIIQVDYGLPAKADVDVEIWGPGRVSPGQIISYLINLKNDGLDSASNVVVITKMPDEVEYISNTGNGKYNPVSHEITWHVDNLPPKSFTYLSLQEKVLWGLEQGTILEHITILPIEEIIPYIDPTVTIDYHLTSASSVSTTALIDVSSSSGSGTLEMNLSIEDTDEEMLPEIQWIEEGNTVTVTCVFTIEEAGLKNLHKIAKKKKGRWVIKGGKKVYKTIETAEDCYDIYQDNKQMDAFLTWLTENDYISQEDYEYYSRTYDGKSVLDACANIIEKIFIEGKPLAEAIKTALNNPGVKKTFEENIEWAIKQHKNDFSLTIEDIRNQYLQEKSRSKSQKKSKVITAHDPNAKYGKEGYVSAGELLTYTVECENEGSGTAYGVYMTDVLNENLNDNTLEVKDFKRIDASNNESPANFDWTYNQNTRLVSVFLDNGGEILPDCGAKFTMNIKIKDNAMPGTVISNYATVFFPSVPEKTPTNAIISVIPYHTRIDYLGDTKVFQGKIISLKAKVTTEEGKIVPYQPVIFKINNETYTSTTQADGIAREYANTLSPGTYTINIEFQGDGFNYLPSNESKVFEVLSSMIKVNPNSGSIGSLVTIEGENFSPDTKVSIDFGTHLTITTTTSNENGTFATTFFVDNQPSGIKTITVRDANGNYAIAIFNLIGVSGFAPDNQSAFAYPNPWRGEGDIYFANVSEGSTIKIYTIAGEEIDRIDVTKNPQRWDVKSKRIASGIYIYCITGKGGKKIGKIGVIK from the coding sequence ATGAGAAAGATTCTTAAATATTTAACAGTAGGTATTATTTTAGGTATAAATATAGGGGCTTATGCGGCTGATTTGTATGTGCCAGGGTCATATACAACTATTCAGACTGCCGTAAATGCCGCAACAACTGGGGATACCATTTATGTTGGAACTGGAACTTACAATGAGGCAGTCTATATCAACAAAAGTATTGCCCTGGTGGGAGGGGGTGCAAATATTTGCACAATTACAGCCATAAGTTTAGGCAATACAAATACCGTTACCTTTGATGGAGAAAATGCAAATGGGACCATTACGGGTTTTACAGTAACCGGGGAGATGACAATAACAGATTTTCCACTAACTCGGGCAAGTAGAGGCGGGTTTTATAACACTGGCAACGGAATATATTGCCTGAATGGTGCAAACCCAACCATCATAAATAACACCATCTCAGGGCACACTGTATGTGGCATCTCCTGCTACTACTCTTCCCCAATCATCATTAACAATACAATATCAGAGAATGGAGATGTTAGCCTCTTCTGTTACAACTCCTCCCCAATTATCACAAATAATACAATATCAGGTAATAATTGGGTTGGCATTTACTGCGACAATGAATCCTCTCCAACCATCACCAATAATACAATATCAGAGAATGGAGAAGTTGGCATTTCATGTTATTCCTCTTCCTCCCCACATATCGTCAATAACATAATATCAAAGAATAATTGGAATGGTATCTTCTGCTCCTCCTCTTCCCCACAAATTATCAATAACACTATATCAAGGAATACTTTTTATGGCATTTCTTGTAGATTCTCATCTCCAGTCATCACCAACAATATCATTACTGAAAATGGAAGAACGAGCGATGAATATTTTGGAATTTTATCGGATAATTCATCTCCTCAAATCAATTACAATTGTGTTTGGGGTAATGGTCAAAGTGGCAACAATAGTTATTCTGGATGCTCTGCAGGACCAAACGACATCTCCTACAATCCTCAATTCATCAGTAATGGTAATTTTCACCTTCAACCCCTATCTCCCTGTATAGATGCAGGTTCAAACACAGCCATAGGTACTATTACAACGGACAAAGATGGAAATCCTCGTTTTGTTAACGGTATTATAGATATAGGCGCCTATGAATATCAAAGTATGCAACAGGAAGGAATAATTTCATCTTTGGGGACTTTGTCTTACTCAACGCAGACTACTTTTGCTGAAACGATAAATAAGAAAATACTGATGCTGGAAAATACAACCGAGGATATCAGTTTTGAAGACTTTGAAGAGATAATTATTCAAGCAGGTCGTTTTGCTAATAATGGCTTTTTTAAAAGCAAACTTATACTTGGGGAGAGTTCATATTTAATAAAAGGTTCGCTTTATCAAAAAGAGGGCAAGATACACCTAAATGGTGTTCTGGAAGGAGGATTTGGAATAATAGAGGCGGTTTTGGGTTCGCAGACATATTATGGCACAGTGACTTGTCTTGAAATAGAAAACCAGAGTATCATTAGTCAAGAGGCAGGTTTTGGAGGGAATATAACCTCAATGGAGGAAGAAGAATATCCTGCGACTAAAATGCATTATTGCCAAATAGATGCTGACTTAGGCACAATTTCTTTGGTGGCAACAATGGTAAAAATAGATGATACCAATAATCCTTATAATGATGAAGGATTTGCCATAATCTCTTATACCTCAGCGTATGGTTTTGGTGAGGGATATACCTATGTTCAAGATAGGAGGCTTGAAGGTATTTTTAAACAACCATTATATGGTTTGATATTAGGTAGTATAAATGAGTCAGAAGGTTTATTAGTCTCAATAATCCAGGTAGATTATGGTTTGCCTGCTAAAGCAGATGTAGATGTTGAAATCTGGGGACCTGGTAGGGTAAGCCCAGGTCAAATTATTAGCTATTTAATAAACCTGAAAAATGATGGATTAGATTCTGCCAGCAATGTCGTTGTCATTACAAAGATGCCCGATGAAGTAGAATACATCTCAAATACAGGAAATGGAAAGTATAATCCTGTATCCCATGAAATTACCTGGCATGTTGATAATCTTCCTCCAAAATCCTTTACTTATCTTTCCTTGCAAGAAAAGGTCTTATGGGGATTGGAACAAGGTACTATATTAGAACATATTACAATCCTTCCCATAGAAGAAATAATCCCTTACATCGATCCTACTGTAACGATAGATTATCATCTCACTTCTGCCTCCTCTGTATCCACTACTGCTCTAATTGATGTATCCTCTTCTTCTGGAAGCGGAACCCTGGAGATGAATCTCTCAATAGAAGACACAGATGAAGAAATGTTACCAGAAATCCAATGGATTGAAGAGGGAAATACAGTCACGGTAACCTGTGTATTCACAATAGAAGAAGCAGGATTGAAAAACCTTCACAAAATAGCAAAAAAGAAAAAAGGAAGATGGGTTATAAAAGGTGGAAAGAAGGTATATAAAACTATAGAAACCGCCGAAGATTGCTATGATATATATCAGGATAATAAGCAGATGGATGCCTTCCTAACATGGCTTACAGAAAATGATTATATATCGCAAGAAGATTATGAATACTATTCCAGGACATACGATGGCAAATCTGTTCTTGATGCCTGTGCAAATATTATAGAAAAGATTTTTATTGAAGGAAAACCACTGGCTGAAGCAATAAAAACGGCTCTTAATAACCCAGGAGTAAAGAAAACATTTGAGGAGAATATTGAATGGGCGATTAAACAGCACAAAAATGATTTCAGTCTCACAATAGAAGATATTCGCAATCAATACCTTCAAGAAAAATCCCGTAGCAAATCCCAGAAAAAATCAAAGGTTATTACTGCCCATGACCCCAATGCCAAGTATGGAAAGGAAGGATATGTATCTGCGGGTGAACTTTTAACCTATACCGTAGAATGTGAAAATGAAGGTTCTGGAACTGCCTATGGTGTCTATATGACAGATGTCCTGAATGAAAACCTGAATGATAATACATTAGAGGTAAAAGATTTCAAAAGGATTGATGCGAGTAATAATGAATCTCCAGCTAATTTTGATTGGACATACAACCAAAATACAAGGCTGGTGAGTGTATTTTTAGATAATGGAGGAGAGATATTGCCAGATTGTGGAGCAAAATTTACAATGAATATCAAAATAAAAGATAATGCAATGCCAGGAACAGTAATTTCAAACTATGCCACTGTATTTTTCCCCAGCGTTCCTGAAAAAACACCAACTAATGCCATTATCTCGGTTATTCCTTATCACACAAGAATTGATTATCTGGGAGATACAAAGGTCTTTCAGGGAAAAATCATAAGTCTAAAAGCAAAAGTTACCACAGAAGAAGGGAAAATTGTTCCATATCAACCTGTTATTTTCAAGATAAACAATGAAACATATACTTCAACCACACAGGCAGATGGAATTGCAAGGGAATATGCAAATACCTTATCCCCCGGAACATACACCATAAATATTGAATTTCAAGGTGATGGATTTAATTATCTACCATCAAACGAGAGTAAAGTATTTGAGGTTCTTTCATCGATGATAAAGGTTAATCCAAACTCTGGTTCTATCGGAAGTCTGGTTACCATAGAAGGAGAAAATTTTTCTCCTGATACCAAGGTCTCGATTGACTTTGGAACGCATTTAACCATAACCACTACGACCTCCAATGAAAATGGCACATTTGCGACAACATTTTTTGTAGATAACCAACCATCGGGCATAAAAACAATTACCGTCAGGGATGCCAATGGGAATTATGCCATAGCGATATTTAATCTAATAGGCGTTTCTGGTTTTGCCCCGGATAACCAAAGTGCCTTTGCCTATCCAAATCCATGGAGGGGTGAAGGCGATATTTACTTTGCCAATGTAAGCGAGGGTTCAACAATAAAAATTTACACCATAGCCGGTGAGGAAATAGACAGGATTGATGTAACTAAAAATCCTCAAAGATGGGATGTCAAAAGCAAAAGAATTGCCTCAGGTATCTATATCTATTGCATTACAGGTAAAGGCGGCAAGAAAATAGGAAAGATAGGGGTGATAAAGTAG
- the fabG gene encoding 3-oxoacyl-[acyl-carrier-protein] reductase codes for MCERILLDQVAIVTGGARGIGKAICETLADAGASIVVVDINSDQANATADELKQKFNVQTLSLKVNVADNLQVEKMVKNVLDKFSKINILINNAGITKDTLLIRMSCEDFKAVLDVNLTGSFNCTKEVAKVMIKQREGKIVNISSTVGLQGNIGQVNYSASKSGVIGLTKSVARELAKRGINVNAVAPGFIETEMTAKLSDEVKKQYLDHIPLARYGKPEDIANAVGFLVSPSASYITGQVIVVDGGMAM; via the coding sequence ATGTGTGAAAGAATTTTATTAGACCAGGTAGCGATTGTTACTGGCGGAGCAAGGGGAATTGGTAAGGCTATTTGTGAGACATTAGCCGATGCAGGCGCCTCGATTGTAGTCGTGGATATAAATTCTGACCAGGCAAATGCGACCGCTGATGAGTTAAAACAAAAATTTAATGTTCAAACATTGAGTCTCAAGGTTAATGTGGCTGATAATTTGCAAGTTGAAAAAATGGTAAAAAATGTGCTTGACAAATTTAGCAAGATTAATATACTTATTAATAACGCCGGGATAACAAAAGATACACTTCTTATTCGTATGTCCTGTGAAGATTTTAAAGCGGTTTTAGATGTTAATCTAACCGGGTCTTTTAACTGCACTAAAGAAGTAGCGAAGGTGATGATTAAACAACGAGAAGGCAAAATAGTTAATATCTCATCTACCGTAGGACTACAAGGAAATATCGGTCAGGTTAATTATTCGGCATCTAAATCCGGGGTTATTGGATTGACTAAATCAGTGGCTCGAGAGCTAGCAAAAAGAGGGATAAATGTTAATGCGGTAGCCCCAGGATTTATAGAGACAGAAATGACTGCTAAATTATCTGATGAGGTTAAAAAACAATATTTAGACCATATACCACTGGCAAGATATGGTAAGCCTGAAGATATTGCTAATGCAGTTGGATTTTTAGTCTCACCATCTGCATCTTATATCACCGGTCAGGTGATTGTAGTTGACGGTGGGATGGCGATGTAG
- a CDS encoding four helix bundle protein, translating to MYSFEKLEVWQKTRKFVKRIYEITSFYPKQEQFGLIQHTRKSAVSILSSIAEGSSRFSKTDFKRYLQISIGSLYETISQLFIALDNNYLTNDLFNELYNDSEYIAKMLSKLSKSQSLSTINYQP from the coding sequence ATGTATAGTTTTGAGAAACTTGAAGTTTGGCAGAAAACAAGAAAATTTGTAAAAAGGATTTATGAAATTACCTCATTTTATCCAAAACAAGAGCAATTTGGATTAATTCAACATACGAGGAAAAGTGCTGTATCTATTCTTTCATCTATAGCTGAAGGTAGTAGTAGATTTAGTAAAACTGACTTTAAGCGATATCTCCAAATTTCTATCGGTTCATTGTATGAAACAATATCTCAATTATTTATTGCTTTAGATAATAATTATTTAACAAATGATTTATTTAATGAACTTTATAATGATTCAGAGTATATAGCAAAGATGCTTTCTAAACTTTCAAAATCACAATCGTTATCAACCATAAACTATCAACCATAA